The Salvelinus namaycush isolate Seneca chromosome 11, SaNama_1.0, whole genome shotgun sequence DNA window AGAACCATCATATTGTAGCTGaggttatacactgctcaaaaaaataaagggaacacttaaacaacacaatgtaactccaagtcaatcacacttctatgaaatcaaactgtccacttaggaagcaacactgattgacaataaatttcacatgctgttgtgcaaatggaatagacaaaaggtggaaattataggcaattagcaagacacccccaaaaaaggagtgattctgcaggtggtgaccacagaccacttctcagttcctatgcttcctggctgatgttttggtcacttttgaatgctggcggtgctctcactctagtggtagcatgagacggagtctacaacccacacaagtggctcaggtagtgcagttcatccaaaatggcacatcaatgcgagctgtggcaaaaaggtttgctgtgtctgtcagcgtagtgtccagagcatggaggcgctaccaggagacaggccagtacatcaggagacgtggaggaggccgtaggagggcaacaacccagcagcaggaccgctacctctgcctttgtgcaaggaggtgcactgccagagccctgcaaaatgacctccagcaggccacaaatgtgcatgtgtcagcatatggtctcacaaggggtctgaggatctcatctcggtacctaatggcagtcaggctacctctggcaagcacatggagggctgtgcggccccacaaagaaatgccaccccacaccatgactgacccaccgccaaaccggtcatgctggaggatgttgcaggcagcagaacgctctccacggcgtctccagactctgtcacgtctgtcacatgtgctcatgtgctcagtgtgaacctgctttcatctgtgaagagcacagggcgccagtggcgaatttgccaatcttggtgttctctggcaaatgccaaacgtcctgcacggtgttgggctgtaagcacaacccccacctgtggacgtcgggccgtcataccaccctcatggagtctgtttctgaccgtttgagcagacacatgcacatttgtggcctgctggaggtcattttgcagggctctggcagtgctcctcctgatcctccttgcacaaaggcggaggtagcggtcctgctgctgggttgttgccctcctacggcctcctccacgtctcctgatgtactggcctgtctcctggtagcgcctccatgctctggacactacgctgacagacacagcaaacctttttgccacagctcgcattgatgtgccatcctggatgaactgcactacctgagccacttgtgtgggttgtagactccgtctcatgctaccactagagtgagagcaccgccagcattcaaaagtgaccaaaacatcagccaggaagcataggaactgagaagttgtctgtggtcaccacctgcagaatcactccttttttgggggtgtcttgctaattgcctataatttccaccttttgtctattccatttgcacaacagcatgtgaaatttattgtcaatcagtgttgcttcctaattcgacagtttgatttcacagaagtgtgattgacttggagttacattgtgttgtttaagtgttccctttatttttttgagcagtgtatgatgGAGTGAAGTCCAACACAGTTTTTTAAaggataatatttttttttaacttaagtAGGAATCCCCACCCCTTCCCTAAAAGAGGCATGAGTGGAGTTTATAATGACCTGTCAGGTTTTCGTACAGTGTTTCTGGATGTCTTGTCAGTGGAGCTTCAGGGCGCAGAagtacagagcagagtctgtcaCTACAGCAGAGAAGATATCCAGGTCCACACAGGTTCTCTCTTTATTCAGATTAACATACTGTCGAGGGTCATCAGGTTTAGCTCTTATTACAGAGGGCTTTGAGGTGACTGTAGTGTAGAGGAGGAATTGGGGTGCTGATCCAGAGTACTGTCTGTACCACAGCAGAATATCTGATTTTACTGTATAGTTACAGGAGATCTTAACTCTGCTACCCTCTAAATAATACTCCTCAGGACTGGTTGGAGTAATATCATCCTCTAAAGTATCACCTACAAGGGCTGAAATCAGTAGAATATAACAGAGTAGCATCATGATCTATGTTACAGAACAAAAATGAATGTGTTATTTAGAAAACAGCAAAGCCAAAACACTGCTATGACTTTTAAATGATAAGTAGGCATATacaatgtatataatgtatacaaTGTTGCTCCTCCTTTACATAGGTTTTTAAACACACCCACCAGGTTTCCGGTCAAAAAGAAAAATCTTGATGCACCATCTCCTGTAGGTCATGTCATGTATGTATAGAATGTGTCAGGTTAGGTTTTTGTACAGCGTTTGTAGGTTTTATTTCACGGTGGGCGTCAGTGCACAGTAGTACATAGCAGAGTCTTTCTCTTTAgcagaggagatctccagatcCACACGGTTCTTCTCATCATTCAGTTTGACTGACAGTCGAGGATCCAGACCTGGAGCCCGTGATGGAGACCCAACACCATGCAGGATAAGCAGGATATACTGAGGAGGTGATCCAGGGTCCTGGAGATACCATTGAAGAGAGACTGCAGATGAGTAGGTGCATGAAAGTGTAATATTGCTACCTGCTGGAGCATATACCTCCTCTCTGATTGGCTTAATGGTCTGACCATTACTGTCACCTGCAAGAGATGCAAAATATGTTATTCTTCTATTATTACTCTGTTATAGATCTATTTTCAATACATCAACACTTAGTTTAGATTCAACATAACACCAattaaaatgtactgtatatagtagATGGCTTACATGTAAGTACTAAAAGCAAAATACATTTTGGGATTGACAGTGTGACTGAAACTGGAAGTTAAAATGATAACACAGCACAGCAAGATttgtgtatttaaaaaaacatcCTCCTCCTTCTAGTTCTGAATGGACCATCTCTTCTCAGACCTTTGAAGCCCCACTC harbors:
- the LOC120055289 gene encoding uncharacterized protein LOC120055289 is translated as MWQWNQAATRISVTLSIPKCILLLVLTCDSNGQTIKPIREEVYAPAGSNITLSCTYSSAVSLQWYLQDPGSPPQYILLILHGVGSPSRAPGLDPRLSVKLNDEKNRVDLEISSAKEKDSAMYYCALTPTVKGDTLEDDITPTSPEEYYLEGSRVKISCNYTVKSDILLWYRQYSGSAPQFLLYTTVTSKPSVIRAKPDDPRQYVNLNKERTCVDLDIFSAVVTDSALYFCALKLH